A genomic region of Branchiostoma lanceolatum isolate klBraLanc5 chromosome 4, klBraLanc5.hap2, whole genome shotgun sequence contains the following coding sequences:
- the LOC136433926 gene encoding SH3 domain-binding protein 4-like yields the protein MTTNSSASGDRESPVLSPREAGQPFTYTPADRPKKRSSKGGKKGKREENDQPPCQPEVVTEEVGSDGGVIETTCKDVVVYVPRNHLSGRGVQEVTVTVSTDCPPEAQGPQTAAVAPLVKVELSKPENVEKTIVVDVQMDTRIKEEERNTTHIECLRSSCPNNGYEQVDRQLYRMMPGNIIRLLLQGPGQENFIMVVAKTVKDYIWDTLERKVTFAVFGPWSLQKSMVPVLFYSCHGLRGLLAWYDSLRERMGSASQAEGHVQWGESYDIYVGKPQRLEVTASLKSSSWEVDEENKQTVITKGALKKRRSDKYGFVVTKKSGKKTDPFVITFKVKQEEKSKAFEFHVATPAGPPDSAPTSPRLKRRRRGTPQRRSSANLHPTAPSVINCQIVRAKLTRHRSQWYKLDYNQGQFIPVLTNQGVFGHSDKEEKEYWVGYTDGRVGFFPSDDVEIVESLRPEVCPTKDGLLRSLLEPCRHLKFNYSFIRQEIVNNLVKWPKLARQVGFNEADIEDIKVRNCDDGKEQVAAMMEDLRQRIGEEKPELLMTVIDGLFRCGIPYKKVDCPQLALKIMLDSLLYTVALSTHPSYLELGAKLGYNIIHLMRINQQCKGVSSSEKACQPEYAVLQEWQAQKWSGKNQDPVDMLQWLHIVVQEMSEGSHGDQEFRHIQGVILFLLCYRRIPL from the exons ATGACGACCAACTCTTCAGCCAGCGGTGACAGGGAGTCTCCAGTGCTGAGCCCAAGAGAGGCAGGCCAGCCCTTCACCTACACACCTGCCGACAGGCCAAAGAAAAGGTCCTCAAAAGGCGGCAAAAAAGGCAAGAGGGAAGAAAATGATCAACCACCCTGTCAGCCCGAAGTTGTCACAGAAGAAGTCGGGAGTGACGGAGGTGTCATTGAAACCACCTGCAAGGATGTCGTTGTGTACGTTCCCCGCAACCACTTgtcggggaggggggtgcaaGAGGTGACCGTTACCGTGTCAACTGATTGTCCACCAGAAGCCCAGGGCCCCCAGACCGCAGCGGTTGCACCCCTGGTTAAGGTAGAGCTCAGCAAACCAGAGAATGTGGAAAAGACCATTGTTGTGGATGTCCAAATGGATACGAGGATCAAAGAAGAGGAGAGGAACACCACCCACATCGAGTGCCTTCGAAGCAGCTGTCCCAACAATGGTTATGAGCAAGTCGACCGTCAACTGTACCGGATGATGCCAGGCAACATCATCAGACTGCTTCTGCAAGGGCCAGGTCAGGAAAACTTCATCATGGTGGTGGCTAAGACCGTGAAGGACTACATCTGGGACACGCTGGAACGAAAGGTGACTTTTGCAGTGTTTGGTCCATGGAGTCTCCAGAAATCCATGGTCCCGGTGCTGTTCTATTCCTGTCATGGTCTCCGTGGACTCTTGGCATGGTACGACTCCTTGAGGGAAAGGATGGGATCTGCCAGTCAGGCAGAGGGTCATGTACAGTGGGGAGAGAGCTACGACATATATGTGGGCAAACCACAGAGACTTGAGGTTACTGCATCACTCAAATCATCTTCCTGGGAAGTTGATgaagaaaacaagcaaacagtcATAACTAAGGGAGCTCTGAAGAAAAGACGCAGCGACAAATATGGGTTCGTAGTGACAAAGAAGAGCGGCAAGAAGACAGACCCATTCGTCATCACCTTCAAAGTAAAGCAGGAGGAGAAGAGCAAGGCGTTTGAATTCCATGTTGCCACCCCAGCTGGCCCTCCTGACAGCGCCCCAACAAGCCCACGGCTGAAGCGTAGAAGAAGAGGAACGCCACAGAGGAGGTCAAGCGCCAATCTACATCCGACAGCTCCCTCGGTTATCAACTGTCAAATCGTCAGGGCCAAGCTGACCAGACACAGAAGCCAGTGGTATAAACTGGACTACAACCAAGGACAGTTCATTCCAGTCTTGACCAACCAGGGAGTCTTTGGCCACAGTGATAAGGAAGAAAAGGAGTACTGGGTGGGATACACCGATGGAAGAGTTGGCTTCTTCCCGAGTGATGATGTGGAAATCGTGGAGAGTCTCCGTCCCGAGGTCTGTCCGACCAAGGACGGCCTTCTCCGGTCCCTCCTGGAGCCCTGTCGTCATCTGAAGTTCAACTACAGTTTCATCCGACAGGAGATTGTCAACAACCTTGTGAAGTGGCCCAAGCTCGCGAGGCAGGTCGGCTTCAACGAGGCTGACATCGAAGACATCAAGGTCAGGAACTGCGATGACGGCAAAGAGCAGGTCGCTGCGATGATGGAAGACCTTCGACAGCGCATTGGGGAGGAAAAGCCTGAGCTCCTGATGACTGTCATCGATGGACTGTTCCGTTGTGGGATTCCTTACAAGAAGGTCGACTGTCCTCAGCTGGCACTCAAGATAATGTTAGACTCCCTTCTGTACACTGTGGCCCTCAGCACGCACCCAAGCTACCTGGAGCTGGGAGCTAAGCTCGGGTACAACATCATCCATCTGATGAGAATCAACCAGCAATGCAAGGGAGTGAGCAGCTCTGAAAAA GCGTGCCAGCCAGAGTACGCCGTGCTCCAGGAGTGGCAGGCGCAGAAGTGGAGCGGGAAGAACCAGGACCCGGTGGACATGCTGCAGTGGCTGCACATCGTGGTGCAGGAGATGAGCGAGGGTAGCCACGGCGACCAGGAGTTCCGACACATCCAGGGCGTCATCCTCTTCCTGCTCTGCTACAGGCGCATCCCGCTGTGA